The window GATTCCCTGTGAGCATCTTTGAAACCGTTTTTTCTTCGCGGTGCAGGCAGAGAACGGGTTTTCCCAGATGTAGTGCGTACCCAATTTCGTAGCCTACGCCATGCGAAGGCGTGCTGACTTCGGCAATCAGCACATCACAGGCTTCAATCCAGGCGACATCGCGGCGGTAAACAACTTCCGGCTCCATGTGTGATTCACCACCCCCTGGGCTGGGCACGGCAAATACCGCCGAGGGAAGATCGTGTCCATCAGCCTGAAGAGTTTCAACCATAATCCGATAAATTTCCGCATCCTGTCGCCCACCAGTGATTGAACAGGCAAAGTAAATATTCATCGTACTCTCCGCGCACGCACATACTGGTACATGCCGTCCAGG of the Chloroflexota bacterium genome contains:
- a CDS encoding deoxyribonucleoside 5'-monophosphate N-glycosidase, with product MNIYFACSITGGRQDAEIYRIMVETLQADGHDLPSAVFAVPSPGGGESHMEPEVVYRRDVAWIEACDVLIAEVSTPSHGVGYEIGYALHLGKPVLCLHREEKTVSKMLTGNPDTLLQMMGYADVENGVATMRACLAKILTESAEN